In Topomyia yanbarensis strain Yona2022 chromosome 2, ASM3024719v1, whole genome shotgun sequence, one DNA window encodes the following:
- the LOC131685806 gene encoding uncharacterized protein LOC131685806, protein MPLHTKHNVALSSTRLLSEADRSYRAGRETDAIYYSTEALCTGLHNKFDNAGRRLPQSESSLVSILGELNCDAPPVSKPYDPAVGFPLIHQRCLLFPEQWTIFQINKSYTPRWNLLTHQQRLQERTSIDLVLFTYPNSEIMGGKPIMIRIDPPNDLEFYSLVSSIPVKVKKDLQEECESGLLRHEEMETYISNVIDRLTAFLGPWIVLFSGKFISSKDQQVEAEIFNRVEDFCIVNKRSKRDQVLISLVARRLDMIDQETIYRFCFKMTSSDESLLTKLFNFLVDLKERKFDQNQRLDCYPCLMIVGELVDCYPWEAVNTNQEFSRLGSFRILWQLYEAHKANILRGYLRVPVKNCYNIINPDKSLVKMSARLQAFYKEWYPEFKLIVDQPPADGELSTILQEADVMIYNGHGSGLQFMDGDTILQHNIKSLIFLFGCDSVRLFPKGLFSEMTGSHLYYNIAKCAAIVGALWVLTDFYTDYYSIMLVGGWIPTGNPKMREYSVTDLDPSAFKNGTLVLQNKPNLVLEEHCEDNLLSLMALFRRRKWLPKRIRYAMVCRGLPTINDTYFDDNLSD, encoded by the exons ATGCCTCTCCACACGAAGCATAACGTTGCTTTATCCAGTACGAGATTACTTAGCGAAGCGGATCGTTCCTACCGCGCAGGCAGAGAAACGGATGCAATTTACTATTCGACGGAGGCTCTGTGTACGGGACTACATAACAAGTTTGATAATGCTGGTCGCCGGCTACCGCAAAGTG AAAGTTCGCTCGTGTCAATACTTGGAGAGCTCAACTGTGATGCACCTCCAGTATCTAAACCTTATGATCCAGCCGTTGGCTTCCCTTTAATACATCAACGATGTTTGCTATTCCCGGAGCAATGgaccatttttcaaattaataaatccTACACTCCTCGCTGGAATCTTCTGACACACCAGCAACGGTTGCAAGAGAGAACATCAATCGATCTGGTACTGTTTACTTATCCAAACTCTGAGATAATGGGCGGCAAACCTATAATGATTCGTATCGATCCTCCAAATGATCTTGAGTTTTATTCGCTAGTATCCTCGATTCCAGTGAAGGTAAAAAAAGATTTGCAGGAAGAGTGCGAGTCAGGTCTGTTGCGCCACGAAGAAATGGAAACTTATATTTCCAACGTAATCGATCGACTAACTGCCTTTCTTGGTCCTTGGATCGTTTTGTTTAGTGGCAAATTTATCTCGTCAAAGGATCAACAGGTGGAGGCAGAGATCTTCAATCGAGTAGAGGATTTCTgtattgttaataagcgcagcaAACGGGATCAGGTGCTAATTTCATTAGTTGCCAGACGGTTGGATATGATTGATCAGGAGACGATATATCGTTTCTGCTTTAAAATGACAAGCAGCGACGAAAGTTTGCTGACGAAGTTGTTTAATTTTCTCGTTGACTTGAAGGAGCGTAAATTCGACCAGAATCAAAGATTAGACTGCTATCCGTGCCTAATGATTGTGGGCGAGCTGGTCGACTGTTACCCCTGGGAAGCAGTGAACACAAATCAGGAATTCAGTCGTCTTGGTTCATTTCGAATCTTGTGGCAACTGTACGAGGCGCATAAGGCTAATATTTTGCGAGGATACCTGCGGGTTCCAGTGAAAAATTGCTACAATATCATCAACCCAG ATAAAAGCTTGGTAAAAATGAGTGCTCGGCTGCAAGCTTTCTATAAAGAGTGGTACCCGGAATTCAAACTGATCGTCGATCAGCCTCCAGCGGATGGCGAGCTCTCTACGATCCTGCAAGAGGCTGATGTAATGAT ATACAACGGTCACGGTAGCGGTCTCCAGTTCATGGATGGTGATACGATTCTTCAACACAACATAAAAAGTTTGATCTTTCTGTTTGGCTGCGATTCAGTACGACTCTTTCCCAAAGGACTATTCAGTGAAATGACTGGAAGTCATTTGTACTACAATATCGCAAAATGCGCCGCAATTGTTGGTGCTTTGTGGGTGCTGACTGATTTCTACACCGATTACTATTCCATAATGTTGGTTGGTGGCTGGATTCCAACGGGTAATCCGAAGATGCGTGAATATTCTGTTACCGATTTGGATCCATCAGCTTTCAAAAATGGAACACTGG TCCTGCAGAATAAACCGAATCTCGTACTGGAGGAGCATTGCGAAGACAATCTACTATCACTGATGGCACTGTTCCGTCGGCGGAAGTGGCTTCCGAAGCGAATCCGCTACGCCATGGTGTGCCGTGGTCTCCCTACGATCAATGACACGTATTTTGACGATAACCTAAGTGATTAA